One stretch of Armigeres subalbatus isolate Guangzhou_Male chromosome 2, GZ_Asu_2, whole genome shotgun sequence DNA includes these proteins:
- the LOC134209631 gene encoding uncharacterized protein LOC134209631, whose translation MSHRTNTLVVDFGVLPKRPPLEQVKQFLEKSIKLDMADVKSLQLHNLNNCVFIEMNEAGVAPRLQQQHHLKHSFHRLGVIYHIPVYVDGPTTTIKLHDLSPHMPNTTIINHLKQYGDIISIQNETWKNFFPGVLNGVRVVRMMVEKPIPSRISIENEPTLVTGQKQNDQPQSKCPVATSEPTSEIPSNTSEQITTGPPPVQTESNESENDDDDDERQIEPGTTGASAKRRLSAASGTASDTRADNIPKRSCGEDAYNTGDTREHDEADWRVYNTRSRKKNVSNL comes from the coding sequence ATGTCCCACAGAACGAACACGCTTGTCGTGGACTTTGGTGTTCTTCCAAAACGACCTCCGTTGGAGCAGGTGAAACAGTTCCTGGAGAAGTCAATCAAGCTTGACATGGCTGATGTTAAGAGCCTTCAGCTGCACAACCTCAACAACTGCGTGTTTATCGAGATGAACGAAGCAGGTGTAGCACCACGACTACAGCAGCAGCACCATCTGAAACACTCGTTCCATCGTCTAGGCGTAATCTATCACATACCGGTGTATGTTGATGGCCCCACTACAACAATCAAGCTACACGACCTTTCGCCACACATGCCGAATACCACCATCATCAACCATCTTAAACAATATGGCGACATAATCTCCATACAAAATGAGACCTGGAAAAACTTCTTCCCGGGAGTGCTGAACGGTGTGAGAGTAGTGCGAATGATGGTAGAAAAACCGATACCATCGCGCATCTCTATCGAGAATGAACCGACGCTAGTTActggccaaaaacaaaatgaTCAACCGCAATCAAAGTGCCCAGTGGCGACTTCAGAGCCTACATCAGAAATACCATCGAACACATCCGAACAAATCACTACCGGCCCTCCACCAGTGCAAACGGAATCAAACGAAAGTgaaaacgacgacgacgacgacgaaagGCAAATTGAGCCCGGCACTACTGGAGCCAGCGCGAAAAGGCGATTGTCAGCCGCATCGGGAACAGCAAGCGACACACGTGCCGATAACATCCCCAAGAGATCGTGTGGTGAAGACGCATACAATACAGGCGATACCAGAGAACATGATGAAGCGGACTGGAGAGTGTATAACACacgatcaagaaaaaaaaatgtatcgaATTTGTAG